A section of the Paramisgurnus dabryanus chromosome 4, PD_genome_1.1, whole genome shotgun sequence genome encodes:
- the LOC141282050 gene encoding uncharacterized protein, whose amino-acid sequence MADSSEVCFSDLSTPDREAVKEVLPGLRRVSVPHITLTTDTRRRPRRTASQHPSRCSFTDRVQANGDAIAQHEHGKTPLVIVTCTTCHMYSLASSVSIEGFTCAKCIEVVRLTEKVAELEARIRTLVEDSKTANVIVTNTVSGAPSVKRNTHGSVPTSESRRLTNWVTVRRHSHIRHPNHAPVLISNRFSPLSNTPAETSVKSALVIGDSILRNVDIEAPATIVDCIPGARASDIRSKLKVLANAKRKFSKIVIHAGTNDTRLRQSEITKDTIKEVCEIAKTMSDNVICSGPLPAYRGDETYSRLVSLHGWMSKWCPQHNVGFIDNWKHFRGRPDLLKRDGLHPSPEGSAILSRNLTNSLTFDIV is encoded by the coding sequence atggcggattcatccgaggtatgcttttctgatctgtccacaccagatcgggaagctgtgaaggaggtgctgcccggccttcgcagagtcagcgtgcctcacatcaccctgaccacagacactcgtaggcggccgaggcgtactgcgagccagcacccgtctcgatgcagcttcacggaccgcgttcaggcgaacggagacgccatcgcccagcatgaacacggtaagactccgcttgtcattgtaacctgcactacttgccacatgtacagtttagcttcttccgtcagcatagaggggtttacatgtgctaagtgtattgaagtagtaaggctgacggagaaggttgctgaactagaagcgcgcatccgaacgctagttgaggacagtaagaccgctaatgttattgttacaaacactgtttcgggtgcgcctagtgttaagcgtaatacacatggctcggttccgacttcagagtcaaggcggctgactaactgggtgactgtcaggcggcatagtcacattcggcacccaaatcacgctcctgttttaatatcaaacagattttctccactcagcaatacaccggctgagacgtctgttaaaagtgccctggttattggagattctatactcaggaacgttgacattgaggcaccagccaccatagtcgattgtataccgggagccagagcgtctgacattagatccaaattaaaagtgctggctaatgctaaacgtaagttttctaagattgttattcacgccggcacgaatgacaccagactccgccagtcggagatcaccaaagatactattaaagaggtgtgtgaaattgcaaaaacaatgtcagacaatgtaatttgctctggtcccctccccgcctaccggggagatgaaacttacagtagattagtgtctcttcatggctggatgtcaaagtggtgccctcagcataacgtagggtttatagacaattggaagcatttccggggaagacctgacctgctaaagagagatggcctccatccgtctccggaaggtagtgctatactctctagaaatctgaccaatagtcttacttttgatatagtctga